The Neochlamydia sp. S13 genome has a segment encoding these proteins:
- a CDS encoding HlyD family efflux transporter periplasmic adaptor subunit encodes MIEDTIKDSVARPQKINKSSEKSPNPDSLDSQEPSSSPLSPSNTIKRNRKLWGFTLILVLASLSWGLLYVLYLQGYETTDDAYASGNMININPSITGSVIAYYVDDTDFVTEGQLLVQLDQTEYLLKYEHSLASLASTVLEVRQLYEKVKASQSTLEARKIALSKANYDYENRSHLVEMQAISKEEYTHSKADLSIAKATHQIAEAELAAAIAAVGNTSLECHPLLIEAKSQVRKSYYDLQHCRIYAPATGYVAQRTVNVGQSVRPQTPLMAIISQNDYWVEANFKETQLKFMRIGQPATINFDMYGSKIEYVGKVVGIASGSGSKFSLIPPQNATGNWIKIVQRLPVRISVEPEQMKKYPLRLGISAKVKVDISNQDLPMLASTSPGRPLAATTVFNVHLEPIDHVIDEVIQANLKKKDD; translated from the coding sequence ATGATAGAAGATACAATAAAAGATTCAGTAGCCCGGCCGCAGAAGATTAATAAATCCTCTGAAAAATCGCCTAACCCTGATAGTCTAGATAGCCAAGAGCCCTCATCTTCCCCTTTATCTCCCTCTAATACTATCAAGAGAAATAGAAAGCTTTGGGGATTTACATTAATCTTGGTCTTAGCAAGCCTAAGCTGGGGTTTACTCTATGTGCTATATCTTCAAGGTTACGAAACTACAGATGATGCTTACGCGAGTGGGAATATGATTAACATTAATCCCTCTATCACCGGTTCTGTAATTGCTTATTACGTGGATGATACGGATTTTGTGACCGAAGGCCAACTTTTAGTACAACTCGACCAAACAGAATATTTACTCAAATACGAGCACTCTCTGGCCTCCTTGGCTTCCACAGTCTTAGAAGTACGTCAGCTTTATGAGAAAGTAAAAGCAAGCCAATCGACCTTAGAAGCACGCAAGATTGCTTTGTCAAAAGCAAATTATGACTATGAAAATCGCTCGCACCTTGTAGAAATGCAAGCTATCTCTAAAGAAGAATATACTCATTCTAAAGCCGACTTATCTATAGCGAAAGCTACTCACCAAATTGCTGAGGCAGAGCTAGCGGCTGCTATAGCAGCCGTTGGAAATACATCTTTAGAATGCCATCCTCTGCTTATTGAAGCCAAATCTCAAGTCCGTAAAAGCTATTATGATTTACAGCATTGCCGCATTTATGCACCCGCCACAGGTTATGTAGCTCAACGTACCGTTAACGTAGGACAATCCGTACGGCCGCAAACGCCTCTTATGGCTATCATTTCCCAGAATGATTATTGGGTAGAAGCAAACTTTAAAGAAACTCAATTAAAATTTATGCGTATTGGCCAACCGGCTACGATCAATTTTGATATGTATGGTTCAAAGATAGAATATGTAGGAAAAGTCGTGGGCATAGCTTCAGGTAGCGGCAGTAAGTTCTCTTTAATCCCTCCTCAAAATGCGACAGGAAATTGGATCAAGATTGTTCAACGCCTACCTGTACGTATAAGCGTTGAGCCTGAGCAAATGAAAAAATATCCTTTGCGCTTAGGAATTTCTGCTAAAGTTAAAGTAGATATTAGCAATCAAGATTTACCTATGCTTGCCAGCACCTCTCCAGGCCGCCCTCTAGCTGCTACTACAGTGTTTAATGTTCATTTAGAACCCATCGATCATGTAATCGACGAAGTAATTCAAGCAAACTTAAAGAAAAAAGATGATTAG
- a CDS encoding DHA2 family efflux MFS transporter permease subunit: MKNEQYEQGYRLTLLNVALGLGTFIQVLDTSIANVAIPYIAGNLNVSTEEGTWVITSFSASNAIILPLTGWLSDYFGRVRLFCWSIALFTITSFFCGFSSSLSMLVFFRVLQGAVAGSLIPLSQTLLLANHPPEKQGNALGFWGMIVIVAPILGPILGGYLTDFYSWPWIFYMNVPIGLFSASVTWYLLKDKDSQVVRNPIDWIGIALLSLGVGCLQIMLDKGKDLDWFKSNTILALAIASIIALSYFIIWTYYQPYPVVDLSFFRNINFAFGCLATTIGFLFYFGSTVTLPLWLQTEQGYTPFWAGLAVAPVGIIPFLLSTSVGKYMSRFDLRFISSLSFLFFALSFFYQAHFTTAISLQAIMLARFLQGLGVAIFFLPLVQLSLGNIPKNRYASASGLYNFIRILVGSGFGTSLSIELWTRLKTFHRARLTETLTIFNSSTEKFYETLENYHPSFTSDVSNQLLEKLIEQQGYMLSTNDLAWLAAWGFLAMIPLIFLCKKVKMSNSKSSTTTAH; this comes from the coding sequence ATGAAGAATGAACAATACGAACAAGGATATAGGCTTACTTTACTTAATGTGGCACTAGGCTTAGGAACATTTATTCAAGTGCTAGATACTTCGATTGCAAATGTAGCCATTCCCTATATTGCTGGCAATTTGAATGTAAGTACTGAGGAAGGCACCTGGGTGATCACTTCATTTTCTGCTAGCAATGCTATCATTCTTCCCCTTACCGGTTGGTTATCTGATTATTTTGGCCGAGTACGCCTTTTTTGCTGGTCTATCGCTCTATTTACCATTACCTCTTTCTTTTGTGGATTTTCTTCATCTCTTAGCATGCTTGTTTTTTTTCGTGTATTGCAAGGCGCTGTGGCGGGCTCGTTAATTCCCTTATCCCAAACTCTATTATTAGCTAATCATCCTCCGGAAAAGCAGGGGAACGCTTTAGGTTTTTGGGGAATGATTGTTATTGTAGCTCCAATTCTAGGACCTATTCTAGGTGGTTACTTGACCGATTTTTATAGTTGGCCATGGATATTTTATATGAATGTTCCTATTGGTTTATTTTCTGCCAGTGTAACCTGGTATTTACTTAAAGATAAAGACAGCCAAGTGGTAAGAAATCCCATCGATTGGATTGGGATTGCTTTGTTATCGCTAGGAGTAGGATGCTTACAGATTATGTTAGATAAAGGCAAGGATTTGGATTGGTTTAAATCTAACACTATTCTCGCACTTGCAATTGCTTCTATCATCGCCTTAAGCTATTTTATTATATGGACTTATTATCAACCTTATCCTGTAGTCGATCTTTCTTTTTTTAGAAATATCAATTTTGCTTTTGGCTGCCTTGCAACTACGATTGGCTTTTTATTTTATTTTGGTAGTACTGTGACCCTTCCTCTTTGGCTGCAAACAGAACAAGGCTATACCCCTTTTTGGGCAGGTTTGGCGGTAGCTCCTGTAGGGATTATCCCTTTTCTACTCTCTACTAGTGTAGGAAAATATATGAGCCGCTTTGATCTTCGCTTTATTTCGTCGTTAAGTTTTCTGTTTTTTGCTTTAAGTTTTTTTTACCAAGCTCATTTTACTACGGCTATTAGCTTGCAAGCAATTATGCTTGCCCGTTTCCTCCAAGGATTGGGGGTAGCTATTTTCTTTTTACCTCTTGTACAACTCTCTTTGGGTAATATCCCCAAAAACCGCTATGCAAGCGCCTCGGGTCTTTATAATTTTATCCGTATTCTTGTCGGGAGTGGATTTGGAACATCTTTGTCTATTGAGTTATGGACTCGCCTTAAAACCTTTCATCGTGCTCGCCTTACAGAAACTTTAACAATTTTCAACTCTTCTACAGAAAAATTCTATGAAACTCTAGAAAATTATCATCCTTCTTTTACATCCGACGTTTCTAATCAACTTTTAGAAAAGCTGATTGAGCAACAAGGCTATATGCTTTCTACCAATGATTTAGCTTGGCTAGCAGCTTGGGGCTTTTTAGCTATGATTCCTTTAATTTTTTTGTGTAAAAAAGTTAAGATGTCTAATAGTAAATCCTCTACTACGACTGCTCATTAA
- a CDS encoding efflux transporter outer membrane subunit yields MKKYKIPSLISTLAFLSLITINFTSCLKQRQPNIYKFPTRALEESLLSTINEGPFTPGEWPQAHWWLMFGDSQLDKLISKALSDNPGIKIAQARIKIANYAARAAGSALWPTLELETDIARSRTSKTGTIASIASSSPPASTFTTPPASPTRSGGFIFTQTEINLDAHYQLDIWQQNLNSFKAAVGEILASKADTAFSSVILSTSIAQTYFRLQVSYAQKILALKKLHNRAEYLQLVEKRVKNDIDNQCVLKKAQTYHLEAQLLLKQVQLKIKAYKNQLQALIAGDFCEPIEAIAIENQDLFLFSLPTNLPFNLLAHRPDVTASVWRVEEAAKKIKVARAAYYPSFNIMGLFGYQTLHPHDLFKWRSIYGQASPAINLPIFEGGLLQANLGTAHEEYYIAIEQYNQSILTAVQAVLDSIAELKYAFEEMQDSVQITKLSEENSLLIKEKFKHYLASYLDVLDAEFDQTSKENKKLVALENYYIRFTSLISALGGGYDNESQ; encoded by the coding sequence ATGAAAAAATATAAGATACCTTCCTTAATTTCTACCTTAGCTTTCTTATCCCTTATCACAATCAATTTTACGAGCTGTTTAAAACAACGTCAACCCAATATTTATAAGTTTCCTACTAGAGCTTTAGAAGAATCGCTCCTCTCAACAATTAATGAAGGGCCATTTACTCCGGGTGAATGGCCCCAGGCCCACTGGTGGTTAATGTTTGGCGATAGCCAACTCGATAAGCTTATAAGCAAGGCGTTATCTGATAATCCAGGTATTAAAATTGCTCAAGCTCGTATAAAAATAGCCAATTATGCTGCTCGAGCAGCAGGTTCTGCTTTATGGCCTACGCTAGAACTTGAAACCGATATAGCTCGGTCGCGCACAAGTAAAACAGGTACAATTGCATCTATAGCTTCATCCTCCCCCCCAGCCTCAACTTTTACTACCCCTCCAGCTTCCCCTACTCGTTCCGGGGGCTTTATTTTTACGCAGACAGAAATTAATTTAGACGCCCATTACCAGCTCGATATATGGCAGCAAAATTTAAATAGCTTTAAAGCTGCTGTAGGCGAAATTTTAGCTAGCAAAGCAGATACAGCTTTTTCCTCCGTCATATTAAGTACTTCTATAGCCCAAACTTATTTCCGTTTGCAGGTTTCCTATGCGCAAAAAATATTGGCTTTAAAGAAACTTCATAATCGCGCTGAGTACCTCCAATTGGTAGAAAAACGCGTTAAAAATGATATTGATAACCAATGTGTTCTAAAAAAGGCTCAAACATATCATTTAGAAGCACAATTGCTACTCAAGCAAGTCCAACTTAAAATTAAAGCCTATAAAAATCAACTGCAAGCCTTAATAGCAGGAGATTTCTGTGAGCCGATAGAAGCAATCGCGATTGAAAATCAAGACCTCTTTCTCTTTTCGCTACCTACAAATCTACCCTTTAACCTTTTAGCGCATAGGCCTGATGTGACAGCAAGCGTCTGGCGAGTAGAAGAAGCGGCAAAAAAAATTAAAGTCGCACGAGCGGCTTACTATCCAAGCTTTAACATAATGGGGCTTTTTGGCTATCAAACTCTTCACCCTCATGACCTTTTTAAATGGAGAAGTATTTATGGGCAAGCAAGCCCCGCCATTAACTTGCCCATTTTTGAAGGAGGACTCCTTCAAGCTAATTTAGGCACAGCGCATGAAGAATATTACATTGCCATCGAACAGTATAATCAATCTATTCTCACAGCAGTCCAAGCTGTGTTAGATAGCATAGCGGAGTTAAAATATGCTTTTGAAGAAATGCAAGATTCTGTACAAATCACCAAGCTATCAGAAGAAAACTCACTACTTATTAAAGAAAAATTTAAACATTATCTAGCTTCTTACTTAGATGTATTAGACGCCGAGTTTGACCAAACCTCTAAAGAGAATAAAAAGCTAGTAGCCTTAGAAAATTATTACATTCGATTTACAAGCTTAATCAGTGCATTAGGGGGTGGATACGATAATGAAAGCCAATGA
- a CDS encoding Kdo hydroxylase family protein, with protein MQEVIKTFDITSFENPLSEEIKKDAIQTLEQGKVVYFPHLTFNLHEDELQFLSPQVVAPKSKNISYDVIRDRLGGTICRGEEEQKLKNMMQRYALQSRLFIEKLFPHYKGHLNQARTSFRPAEIAGRSSSWRKDDTLLHVDAFPSSPVKGKRIMRFFSNINPAQQPRVWKLGEPFSEVVQKFGVKLKKPFPGLAWLLKVVGITKDYRTLYDHYMMSLHDLMKGDKEYQKNAKQQEVLFPPGSSWIVYTDQASHAALSGQYVMEQTFYLPVESLQDPETSPLRVLERFYGQELIESS; from the coding sequence ATGCAAGAAGTTATAAAAACATTTGATATTACATCTTTTGAAAATCCGTTATCTGAAGAAATAAAAAAGGATGCTATTCAAACTTTAGAGCAAGGCAAAGTAGTCTATTTTCCTCATCTAACTTTTAACTTACACGAAGATGAATTACAATTTCTTTCTCCTCAGGTTGTAGCTCCTAAATCAAAGAACATCAGTTATGATGTGATAAGAGATCGATTAGGTGGAACAATTTGTAGAGGAGAGGAAGAGCAGAAATTAAAAAATATGATGCAGCGCTATGCTCTGCAAAGTCGCCTCTTTATTGAAAAGCTATTTCCCCATTATAAAGGGCATTTAAATCAAGCGCGTACAAGTTTTCGTCCTGCAGAAATAGCAGGAAGATCTAGTTCCTGGCGTAAAGATGATACTTTGCTCCATGTCGATGCTTTTCCTTCTTCACCTGTAAAGGGAAAACGAATCATGCGTTTTTTTTCAAATATTAATCCAGCCCAACAACCTAGGGTTTGGAAATTAGGGGAGCCTTTTTCTGAAGTAGTGCAAAAATTTGGAGTAAAATTAAAAAAACCGTTCCCTGGTCTAGCCTGGTTGTTAAAAGTAGTAGGCATTACTAAAGACTATCGCACCCTTTATGATCATTATATGATGAGTTTGCATGATTTAATGAAGGGAGATAAAGAGTATCAAAAAAATGCTAAACAGCAAGAAGTGTTGTTTCCACCTGGGAGCAGCTGGATAGTATATACAGATCAAGCTTCCCATGCGGCTCTTTCGGGCCAATATGTCATGGAGCAAACCTTCTACCTTCCTGTAGAAAGTTTACAGGACCCAGAAACCTCGCCCTTACGTGTATTAGAACGTTTCTATGGACAAGAATTAATTGAAAGTAGCTAA
- a CDS encoding transposase translates to MFSQPLPFIKEYLNQLEVALKQENPHNNLSKIQWCWLAFCLMGILVTNSICWAKFERAGLKSYKKMALSAMFRRAKIAWNSLLICSVRAVLHKHGITEGVLVIDDKDHSRSKNAEKLHHLHKIRDKKTSGYFCGQNIVFLQLVTKKFCIPVSFAFYSPDPVLTRWQQEVRKLKKLGISKKDRPKEPKRSIEYPKKYTLALQLLKNFACEFPAFKVTCVLADALYGNSLFVDGVEGIWPGVQIITQLRKNQKVMRGKKSLSCQEYFEAYKGWNQEIFIRGDKKNGVQAGGARLYVPSHHKKRLVIALKYEGENEYRYLMAANLSWNMKDVMQGYTLRWLVEVFIEDWSSHCGFCSLAKQCGVEGSERPLILSLLFDHCFLFHLSQTNLIKNKLPLATLGSLVEKSRVDALCQVIREIVEHENSKELFRDFEKTLDEIFVLRPSRKHLNAVQENVTFESSRKVA, encoded by the coding sequence ATGTTTTCTCAACCGCTTCCCTTTATTAAAGAATATCTAAATCAACTGGAAGTTGCCCTCAAACAAGAAAATCCTCATAATAATTTATCCAAAATTCAATGGTGTTGGCTAGCGTTTTGTTTGATGGGAATATTAGTTACTAATTCAATCTGTTGGGCAAAATTTGAGAGGGCTGGGCTTAAAAGCTATAAAAAGATGGCTTTATCGGCCATGTTTAGACGTGCTAAGATTGCTTGGAATAGTCTGCTAATTTGTAGTGTTCGCGCGGTCCTGCATAAACATGGCATCACAGAAGGGGTCCTTGTTATCGATGATAAAGATCACAGTCGATCAAAAAATGCTGAGAAGTTGCATCATTTACATAAAATCCGTGATAAAAAAACGAGTGGTTATTTTTGTGGTCAAAATATAGTATTTCTTCAGCTAGTGACTAAAAAATTTTGCATTCCCGTCTCCTTTGCCTTTTATTCTCCCGATCCTGTACTCACAAGATGGCAACAGGAAGTGAGGAAGCTAAAAAAGTTGGGAATCTCTAAAAAAGACCGTCCAAAAGAGCCTAAAAGGTCAATAGAATATCCAAAAAAGTATACACTAGCTTTACAATTACTTAAAAATTTTGCCTGTGAATTTCCTGCTTTTAAGGTCACTTGTGTACTGGCTGATGCTCTTTACGGCAACAGCTTGTTTGTAGATGGAGTAGAAGGTATTTGGCCTGGAGTGCAAATCATTACTCAACTTAGAAAGAATCAAAAAGTCATGCGAGGTAAAAAGTCTCTCTCATGCCAAGAGTACTTTGAAGCCTACAAAGGCTGGAATCAGGAAATTTTCATTCGCGGTGATAAAAAAAATGGAGTGCAAGCCGGGGGAGCAAGATTATATGTTCCTTCTCATCACAAAAAACGATTAGTAATAGCCCTTAAATATGAGGGCGAAAATGAGTATCGCTATCTTATGGCTGCAAATCTTTCATGGAATATGAAAGATGTGATGCAAGGATATACTTTAAGATGGTTAGTAGAGGTTTTTATTGAAGATTGGAGTAGTCATTGTGGGTTTTGCAGTTTGGCCAAACAGTGCGGCGTTGAGGGATCAGAGCGACCTTTGATTCTAAGCTTGCTGTTTGACCACTGCTTTCTTTTTCATTTGTCTCAAACAAATCTCATCAAGAACAAACTCCCTTTAGCAACCTTGGGGAGTCTAGTAGAAAAGTCTAGAGTGGATGCTTTGTGTCAAGTCATAAGAGAAATTGTTGAGCATGAAAATTCAAAAGAACTCTTCCGTGATTTCGAAAAGACGCTAGATGAAATCTTTGTTTTAAGGCCTTCTCGTAAACATTTAAATGCAGTACAAGAAAATGTAACCTTTGAGTCATCAAGAAAAGTTGCCTAA
- a CDS encoding 2Fe-2S iron-sulfur cluster-binding protein: protein MAKLIFDHNGEEIELPDDSPIAEVCEEAGVPFACTEGVCGTCVILVKEGKENLSSPTQEEEDFLGEGTCDERLACQCRIKKGNVKISF from the coding sequence GTGGCCAAGTTAATATTTGATCATAATGGCGAGGAGATCGAATTGCCTGATGATTCACCAATTGCTGAAGTTTGTGAAGAAGCAGGAGTGCCTTTCGCCTGTACCGAGGGTGTATGCGGAACCTGTGTTATCCTTGTTAAAGAGGGAAAAGAAAATCTCTCCTCCCCTACACAAGAAGAAGAAGATTTTCTTGGAGAAGGCACCTGCGATGAGCGACTTGCCTGTCAGTGTCGCATCAAAAAAGGCAATGTAAAAATATCATTTTAA
- the lgt gene encoding prolipoprotein diacylglyceryl transferase, with protein MHLLIAWLYWNPSKDIFTLPLVNRPIAWYGLFFVLGLILSYSIVLHLMRTMLLERCCPQKNSKDISPIALALTDRLTWYVVTGIIIGARLGHVFFYDWPYYQHYPIDILKVWEGGLASHGGAVGILLALAIYRLSIRKKFPKLTFLTIADMIAVPAALAGACIRVGNFFNQEILGTPSQAPWAVIFGNPADHSLPLPRHPVQLYEAFAYLIIFTLLLLIWQRALVRKKSGFMTGLFLILLFSTRFFLEFFKSSQSAVIDESKMQMGQYLSLPFILSGFFLIIYTNKAYRAFTRENENI; from the coding sequence ATGCACCTATTGATCGCCTGGCTATACTGGAATCCCTCTAAAGATATTTTCACTCTTCCTCTTGTTAACAGGCCGATTGCCTGGTATGGCCTTTTTTTTGTATTGGGCCTTATATTAAGTTATTCCATCGTTCTTCATCTTATGCGAACTATGTTGTTGGAACGCTGTTGTCCTCAAAAAAATAGTAAAGATATATCCCCCATAGCCTTAGCCTTAACTGATCGTCTTACATGGTACGTAGTTACGGGTATCATTATTGGTGCTCGTTTAGGCCACGTTTTTTTTTATGATTGGCCTTATTATCAACATTACCCTATAGATATTTTAAAAGTTTGGGAAGGAGGTCTGGCCAGCCATGGAGGTGCTGTTGGCATTTTATTAGCCCTAGCTATTTACCGCTTATCTATTCGTAAAAAATTTCCTAAATTAACTTTCTTAACAATTGCAGATATGATAGCCGTGCCTGCAGCTTTAGCTGGCGCTTGTATTCGTGTAGGCAATTTCTTCAATCAGGAAATACTAGGGACACCTTCCCAAGCGCCCTGGGCGGTAATATTTGGAAATCCTGCCGATCATAGCCTTCCTCTGCCTCGTCATCCAGTCCAACTTTATGAAGCCTTTGCTTATCTAATTATCTTTACTCTCCTCCTTTTAATTTGGCAAAGAGCTCTCGTGCGCAAGAAATCTGGCTTTATGACCGGGTTATTTCTTATATTGCTTTTTTCCACTCGATTTTTTTTAGAATTTTTTAAAAGTTCGCAAAGTGCTGTTATTGACGAATCAAAAATGCAAATGGGCCAATATTTAAGCTTGCCTTTTATCCTCAGCGGTTTTTTTCTAATTATTTATACTAACAAAGCCTACAGAGCATTTACACGAGAAAACGAGAATATTTAA
- a CDS encoding iron-sulfur cluster assembly accessory protein: protein MTSTQNQENTIIHRQMTIEQILSLFPFKAQKLAQEITRAGLHCVGCHAATWETLEAGMLGHGMNEDQINTLVERLNNLLQEEADLSTITITERAAKKYLEILAEEGKPGWGIRFEEKMAGCSGFEYVLDFSEKAAEDDETFVSHAIEIHVKKAIVPRLLGSEIDYVDGLQGAGFKISNPNARSSCGCGSSHNY from the coding sequence ATGACAAGCACACAAAATCAAGAAAATACCATCATCCATCGTCAGATGACTATTGAGCAAATTTTATCTCTTTTTCCCTTTAAAGCGCAAAAATTAGCGCAAGAAATTACGCGTGCAGGACTTCATTGCGTAGGATGCCATGCAGCTACCTGGGAAACCCTAGAGGCTGGCATGCTAGGCCACGGAATGAATGAGGACCAAATTAATACGCTAGTAGAAAGACTTAACAACCTTTTACAAGAAGAAGCGGATTTATCTACCATTACCATCACTGAACGCGCTGCCAAAAAATACTTAGAGATTTTAGCCGAAGAGGGCAAACCAGGCTGGGGCATTAGATTCGAAGAGAAAATGGCGGGCTGCAGTGGTTTTGAATATGTATTGGACTTCTCTGAAAAAGCTGCTGAAGATGATGAGACATTTGTTTCCCATGCTATCGAAATTCACGTAAAAAAAGCTATAGTGCCTCGGCTTTTAGGTTCAGAAATTGATTATGTGGATGGACTCCAGGGAGCTGGTTTTAAAATTAGTAATCCCAATGCACGTTCATCCTGTGGCTGCGGCTCCTCTCATAATTACTAG